From a region of the Candidatus Brocadia sp. genome:
- a CDS encoding phosphoglycerate kinase encodes MYKLFIKDIDVRRKRVMVRTDYNVPLDDEGNITDDTRIRATLPTINYLLDEEAKVIIASHLGRPEGKAIPKYSLKPVARRLQRFLSEKVKVTLAGDCIGPAVKKQIDEMRCGDVMVLENLRFHPGEEKNDPTFAKELASLCEVFIQDAFGNCHRKHASMIGVDDHVPSAAGFLLKKEMDYFEKAVNNPMRPVVALLGGAKVSDKIKIVENLSKKMDKVLIGGAMAFTFLKAQGFCVGKSLVEDSMLDVVKNLMDISRKNGTKLYLPVDFVVAETFDGQAETKVVPYQEIPDKWIALDIGPATTKLFIEALQDAKTIVWNGPMGAFELDAFSRGTYAMVDAVTSSHASTIVGGGDTDMAFHKSGKTHEVSFISTGGGAFLKLLEGGELPGIASLSDRRKSPRDGQSVPS; translated from the coding sequence ATGTATAAACTATTTATTAAAGACATCGATGTGCGAAGAAAACGGGTAATGGTGCGTACAGATTATAATGTGCCCCTGGACGACGAAGGAAATATTACCGACGATACCAGGATCAGGGCCACTCTGCCAACCATTAACTACCTGCTGGATGAGGAGGCCAAGGTCATTATCGCTTCACATCTTGGCAGGCCGGAGGGGAAGGCAATCCCCAAATACAGCCTTAAACCCGTGGCGAGACGACTGCAACGCTTTCTCAGCGAAAAGGTCAAGGTTACCCTGGCAGGGGATTGTATTGGTCCAGCGGTAAAAAAGCAGATTGATGAAATGCGCTGCGGCGATGTGATGGTGCTTGAAAACTTACGGTTTCATCCCGGTGAAGAAAAAAACGACCCGACGTTTGCAAAAGAGCTGGCCAGCCTGTGCGAGGTATTTATTCAGGACGCCTTTGGAAACTGCCACCGCAAGCATGCATCAATGATTGGCGTTGATGATCATGTACCCTCGGCAGCAGGGTTCCTCCTCAAAAAAGAGATGGACTATTTTGAGAAGGCCGTGAATAACCCCATGCGGCCGGTCGTGGCGCTGCTTGGCGGCGCAAAGGTTTCTGACAAGATAAAGATCGTTGAAAATCTGTCCAAAAAGATGGACAAGGTCCTTATTGGAGGCGCAATGGCGTTCACCTTCCTCAAGGCACAGGGCTTTTGTGTCGGAAAGTCTCTGGTTGAAGACAGCATGCTCGATGTGGTAAAAAACCTGATGGACATCTCCAGAAAAAACGGAACGAAACTGTATCTGCCGGTTGACTTTGTCGTTGCAGAAACTTTTGACGGACAAGCAGAAACAAAGGTCGTCCCCTATCAGGAGATCCCGGATAAATGGATCGCCCTTGATATCGGCCCTGCCACAACAAAGCTATTCATTGAAGCCCTTCAGGATGCAAAGACCATAGTCTGGAATGGACCGATGGGCGCGTTTGAACTTGACGCCTTCAGCCGCGGGACGTATGCCATGGTGGATGCCGTGACAAGCTCTCATGCCTCAACCATCGTTGGAGGCGGTGATACCGATATGGCGTTCCACAAATCAGGGAAAACACATGAAGTGTCGTTTATTTCCACGGGGGGTGGGGCATTCCTGAAATTATTAGAAGGGGGAGAACTTCCGGGAATTGCTTCTTTGTCAGACCGGAGGAAGAGCCCGAGGGACGGCCAGTCTGTCCCATCCTGA
- the gap gene encoding type I glyceraldehyde-3-phosphate dehydrogenase: MAIKVGINGFGRIGRNVFRAIAQRGGIDVLAINDLADAKSLALLLKYDSVHGKFNGSVEAKEKSLLVNGKEVALLMEKDPTKLPWKALGVDIAIESTGIFTSRAECAKHLDAGAKKVILSAPAKDKIDATIVIGVNNKDLKPEHKIVSNASCTTNCLAPLAKVMNDNFGIEKGLMTTIHAYTNDQRISDLIHKDLRRARAAAVNIIPTTTGAAKAIGEVIPALKGKLDGLAMRVPVVNGSVTDLVAIVSKDITVEAVNAAMKKAAEGELKGILEYCTDPIVSSDIIGNTHSSIFDAALTYIIDKRMVKVVAWYDNEWGFSNRMVDLIELVARQ; this comes from the coding sequence ATGGCTATAAAGGTTGGTATAAATGGTTTTGGAAGAATCGGACGAAATGTCTTTCGGGCAATCGCGCAACGGGGAGGAATTGATGTTTTGGCTATTAACGACCTGGCCGATGCGAAATCGCTGGCGCTTTTGTTGAAGTACGACTCGGTACACGGAAAATTTAATGGCAGCGTCGAGGCGAAGGAAAAGTCATTGCTTGTCAATGGCAAAGAAGTCGCCCTGCTCATGGAAAAGGACCCCACAAAGTTACCGTGGAAAGCGCTTGGCGTGGATATTGCCATCGAATCAACCGGGATCTTCACCTCACGGGCGGAATGCGCAAAACACCTGGACGCGGGAGCCAAAAAGGTGATTCTTTCTGCGCCTGCAAAAGACAAGATCGACGCTACGATCGTCATTGGAGTGAATAACAAGGATCTGAAGCCGGAGCACAAGATTGTGTCCAATGCCTCATGCACAACAAATTGCCTGGCGCCCCTGGCAAAGGTGATGAATGATAATTTCGGCATCGAAAAGGGGCTTATGACCACGATTCATGCATATACCAACGACCAGCGTATTAGCGACCTCATTCATAAAGACCTCAGACGCGCAAGGGCTGCTGCGGTAAATATCATTCCAACGACAACCGGAGCTGCAAAGGCCATTGGCGAGGTAATTCCTGCATTGAAGGGCAAGCTGGATGGCCTGGCCATGCGCGTACCCGTTGTGAATGGTTCCGTAACGGATTTAGTTGCAATCGTTTCAAAGGATATCACCGTAGAAGCCGTTAATGCAGCCATGAAAAAGGCCGCCGAGGGCGAATTGAAGGGTATCCTGGAATATTGCACCGACCCCATCGTCTCTTCAGATATTATTGGGAATACCCATTCAAGCATCTTTGATGCCGCCCTCACGTATATCATTGACAAACGTATGGTAAAGGTGGTCGCCTGGTATGACAATGAATGGGGATTTTCAAATCGTATGGTAGACCTTATAGAGTTAGTCGCCCGTCAATAA
- the murJ gene encoding murein biosynthesis integral membrane protein MurJ, with protein sequence MSESKNLFRSVRIISVCTLLSRILGLARDMICAGIFGTSMVWDAFTVAFKIPNLFRRLFGEGALSAAFIPIFTEQIEKRGREEAFVFFNVVATALVVILGSIVLLGEGSFFVIPRLFQMEEKWQLILKLLIIMFPYVFFICLVAFMGAVLNTLRHFFLPAFAPVVMNVCWIIGAVVAPYTGKTLGVMIYAVAISTFLSGLVQVVIHFPALRKQGLSYRFLPRFSHPGLKLVLIRMAPIVFGLGIVQINVLLDSVIAVGFSSSQGGPDTFTFAGLTVPFPMKAGAASVLYYSDRLIQFPLGVFGIAMATAVFPLFSTHAVREDWGNFSMAFNKALKFILFIGIPASLGIIVLREPIIDLLYRRNQFDAESAYRTSRVILFYAIGIWAYCGLHVLIRAFYSVKDTVTPVRVGAACVGLNLVLNLSLIWVLQEGGLALSTAISSMTQIVVLSIILQKRLRIKIGNEVFVSFQKIVVASLAMAGAGWFALRMFPEVNGGGSLCFKGLRLFIPMLSALAAFAATSFLLKLEEFGYLVRLSLRKV encoded by the coding sequence ATGTCTGAATCAAAAAACCTCTTCCGTTCCGTAAGGATTATCAGTGTCTGTACCCTTTTGAGCCGTATCCTCGGCCTGGCAAGGGACATGATCTGCGCCGGTATTTTTGGGACAAGCATGGTATGGGACGCCTTTACGGTTGCCTTTAAGATCCCGAATCTGTTTCGCCGCCTCTTTGGTGAAGGCGCCCTCAGCGCCGCCTTTATTCCCATCTTTACCGAACAGATCGAAAAGCGCGGCAGGGAAGAGGCCTTCGTCTTTTTTAACGTTGTAGCCACTGCCCTCGTCGTTATTTTGGGTAGTATTGTCCTGCTGGGCGAAGGGTCTTTTTTCGTCATTCCGCGGTTATTCCAGATGGAGGAAAAATGGCAACTCATCCTGAAGCTGCTCATTATCATGTTTCCCTACGTCTTCTTCATCTGCCTGGTTGCCTTTATGGGCGCGGTGCTAAACACCCTGCGTCATTTTTTTTTGCCTGCCTTTGCGCCGGTTGTTATGAATGTCTGCTGGATTATTGGCGCCGTTGTGGCCCCCTATACCGGAAAGACGCTGGGTGTCATGATCTACGCGGTTGCCATATCGACCTTTCTTTCCGGTCTTGTCCAGGTGGTGATTCACTTCCCTGCGCTACGGAAACAAGGGTTGTCCTACCGGTTTCTTCCCAGATTTTCCCATCCGGGATTGAAGCTGGTATTGATCCGCATGGCCCCCATTGTCTTCGGGCTGGGCATTGTGCAGATCAATGTCCTGCTCGACAGCGTGATTGCCGTTGGGTTTTCCTCGTCGCAGGGCGGGCCGGACACCTTTACCTTTGCAGGGCTGACCGTTCCTTTTCCCATGAAGGCAGGCGCCGCCTCGGTGCTCTATTACAGCGACCGGCTGATCCAGTTCCCCCTGGGGGTATTTGGCATCGCCATGGCAACCGCCGTGTTTCCCCTCTTTTCCACCCATGCAGTCAGGGAAGACTGGGGCAATTTTTCGATGGCCTTCAATAAGGCGTTAAAATTTATCCTCTTCATTGGGATTCCGGCGTCGCTGGGCATTATTGTCCTCCGTGAGCCGATCATCGATCTCTTGTACCGGAGGAATCAGTTTGATGCGGAATCGGCTTACCGGACGTCGCGTGTTATACTCTTTTATGCCATTGGTATCTGGGCGTATTGCGGCCTGCATGTCTTGATCCGGGCTTTTTACTCCGTGAAAGACACCGTTACCCCGGTGAGGGTTGGAGCCGCCTGCGTGGGGCTAAATCTCGTGTTAAATCTTTCGCTTATCTGGGTATTGCAGGAAGGCGGTCTCGCCCTTTCTACCGCTATCAGTTCCATGACACAAATCGTTGTTTTGAGCATCATCTTGCAAAAAAGACTTCGGATTAAGATTGGCAATGAGGTCTTTGTCTCCTTCCAGAAAATTGTCGTTGCTTCCCTGGCAATGGCAGGCGCCGGTTGGTTTGCCCTCAGGATGTTTCCTGAGGTAAATGGTGGAGGAAGTCTCTGCTTTAAAGGACTCCGGCTTTTCATCCCGATGCTGTCGGCTTTAGCTGCATTTGCGGCGACCTCTTTTCTGCTCAAATTGGAAGAGTTTGGCTATCTGGTCAGACTGTCCTTAAGAAAAGTTTGA
- a CDS encoding IS1634 family transposase, with amino-acid sequence MFLREKTRTKDGKTHRYWSVVENRRVSGRRVVQRQVLYLGELNDNQRAGWVRTIEAVSGKEPRPRQLALFPDDREAMPIPDGETVRVRLDKIELRHPREWGASWLGLYVWNMLELDTFWRMRLPSSRKGTSWLNILKALVCYRLTDPGSEFRFHREWYVRSATGDLLGEDYSLAQKDKAYRCLDLLLEHRDELFAYLKEKWGKLFGAKYDVLLYDLTSTYFESDPPPAVSGSKKRFGYSRDNRSDCVQVVVALVLTPEGFPVAYEVYPGNTRDTATLEEFLDRIEKQYGKFRRTWLMDRGIPTEEMLEKMRERGIDYLVGTPKGHLTRVEKPLLEQTWMQARESVRVKVLRQESEFYVYVESHDRVSKERAMRRRRLRRLWMGLRELRNRKALTRDDLLMHIGALKKEAGRDYRLVTISIPKPQEPVNENTFRFSLDRERLRQAYRREGRYLLRSNMQATAPETVWENYLLLTRIEQAFKDLKGSLSVRPLWHQLERRIEAHIFVSFLAFCLHTTLRNLARGRAGGLTSEAILEKLSGIQMIDVHLPTTDGRHIVMSRYTQPEKDVLLLLAQLGLTLPEQPPPKVYVSGQVGL; translated from the coding sequence ATGTTTCTCCGGGAAAAGACACGAACGAAAGATGGGAAAACCCACCGTTATTGGAGCGTGGTAGAGAACCGCCGGGTCAGCGGAAGAAGGGTGGTGCAGCGGCAGGTTCTCTATTTGGGAGAACTCAATGACAATCAACGGGCTGGGTGGGTTCGGACGATAGAGGCGGTGTCGGGTAAAGAACCCAGGCCAAGACAACTGGCATTGTTTCCGGATGACCGGGAAGCCATGCCGATACCGGATGGTGAGACAGTTCGGGTGAGGTTGGACAAAATAGAGCTGCGCCATCCGCGGGAGTGGGGAGCAAGCTGGTTGGGATTGTATGTATGGAATATGCTGGAACTGGACACATTCTGGAGGATGCGTCTGCCGTCAAGCCGGAAGGGAACAAGCTGGCTGAATATCCTGAAGGCGCTTGTCTGTTACCGGTTGACCGATCCGGGAAGCGAATTTCGTTTTCACCGTGAGTGGTACGTGCGCAGCGCAACAGGCGATCTGCTGGGAGAGGATTATTCCCTGGCGCAGAAGGACAAGGCGTATCGTTGTTTGGATTTGTTGCTTGAGCATCGGGACGAGCTGTTTGCCTATTTAAAGGAGAAGTGGGGCAAGCTCTTTGGGGCGAAGTACGATGTGCTGCTGTATGATTTGACGAGTACGTATTTTGAAAGTGACCCACCTCCGGCTGTATCGGGAAGTAAGAAGCGTTTTGGATACAGTCGGGACAACCGTTCGGATTGCGTGCAGGTGGTAGTGGCATTGGTGTTAACGCCGGAAGGATTTCCCGTTGCCTACGAAGTGTATCCGGGCAATACCAGAGACACCGCAACGCTGGAGGAATTTCTGGATCGGATTGAAAAGCAGTATGGGAAATTCCGGCGCACCTGGCTTATGGATCGCGGTATTCCAACGGAGGAGATGTTGGAAAAGATGCGTGAGCGCGGGATTGATTATTTGGTTGGGACTCCGAAGGGACATTTGACGCGAGTAGAAAAACCGCTACTCGAACAAACCTGGATGCAGGCGAGGGAGAGTGTCCGCGTGAAAGTTCTTCGGCAGGAATCGGAGTTTTACGTTTACGTGGAAAGCCATGACCGGGTGTCTAAGGAGCGTGCCATGCGTAGGCGCAGACTCAGACGTTTGTGGATGGGCCTGCGCGAACTTCGCAATCGAAAAGCCCTCACGCGCGATGACCTGCTCATGCATATTGGCGCGTTAAAGAAAGAAGCCGGACGAGACTACAGACTGGTCACGATCTCCATTCCCAAACCGCAGGAACCGGTCAATGAGAATACGTTCCGGTTCAGTTTGGATCGGGAACGCCTGAGGCAGGCGTATCGGCGCGAGGGGCGTTATTTGCTTCGTTCCAACATGCAGGCCACCGCGCCAGAAACCGTCTGGGAAAATTATTTGCTGTTGACACGGATAGAACAGGCATTTAAGGACTTGAAGGGGTCTCTTTCCGTCCGCCCCCTATGGCATCAATTGGAACGGAGAATTGAAGCCCATATCTTTGTTTCCTTTTTGGCTTTTTGTCTCCACACGACACTGCGCAATCTTGCGCGGGGGAGGGCCGGAGGGCTGACGTCTGAAGCGATTTTGGAAAAACTGTCGGGCATTCAAATGATAGACGTTCATTTACCGACCACGGATGGCCGTCATATTGTCATGAGCCGTTATACCCAGCCGGAGAAGGACGTTTTACTCCTTTTGGCGCAGTTGGGATTAACGCTTCCTGAACAACCGCCGCCCAAGGTTTACGTATCCGGGCAGGTCGGCCTGTAG
- a CDS encoding ISNCY family transposase → MRKRFEQQLKLGIIPISGVKLPIKSRDELPPILRALQHIYVTPELNEEVFRILEAKVTKGKKKTGRYGMDLWHILVLSVVRLGLDADYDRLEDFANHHKLIRQIMGVETAFGEAKVFSMQSIKDNIRLLDEETLRQINEVVISSGHQLVKKKDEGLCIKVDTYVLETNVHFPADMNLLWDAGRKSLDMIEDAIEEGILAGKGWRKSKYWRRELKKLMRISAKASSSGGKNKEEHVRSYLELSRGLSEKIGASLLAIYEKVLTTNQVDKHAGKIGTLEYFHGMLNKQIDLVERRVIRDEVIPAAEKVHSLFEPHTEWLYKGKSNKRVELGHNILVASDQWGFIVDHVVGEKQADVSLVIPLADRLLSRYGEGTIKSISFDKGFYKKENKELLSLYIPEVILPKKGKKNKAEQEEESGKTFKKLRHKHSAVESDINRLEHHGLDRCPDKGLHAFKRYCAMGVLAANLHKLGNVLQEKARKQCEKLRKAA, encoded by the coding sequence ATGAGAAAGAGATTTGAGCAGCAATTGAAGCTTGGCATCATACCCATTTCAGGGGTAAAACTGCCAATAAAGAGTCGAGATGAGCTACCACCGATACTGAGGGCGTTGCAACATATCTATGTTACACCGGAGTTGAACGAGGAGGTATTCCGGATATTAGAGGCGAAGGTAACGAAGGGGAAGAAAAAGACGGGAAGATATGGGATGGATTTATGGCATATTTTGGTGTTGTCGGTGGTAAGATTAGGGTTAGATGCCGATTATGACAGGTTGGAGGATTTTGCCAACCATCACAAACTTATCAGGCAGATAATGGGGGTTGAGACGGCATTTGGAGAGGCGAAGGTTTTTTCGATGCAGAGCATCAAGGACAATATAAGATTGTTGGATGAGGAGACCCTCAGGCAGATAAATGAAGTGGTGATATCATCGGGGCATCAGTTGGTTAAAAAAAAGGACGAAGGACTGTGTATTAAGGTGGATACGTATGTGTTAGAGACGAATGTACACTTTCCGGCCGATATGAATTTATTGTGGGATGCGGGACGCAAGAGTCTGGACATGATAGAGGATGCAATAGAGGAAGGCATCCTGGCGGGGAAAGGATGGCGCAAGAGCAAATATTGGAGGAGAGAGTTAAAAAAGCTGATGAGGATAAGCGCAAAGGCGTCAAGCAGCGGGGGGAAAAACAAGGAAGAGCATGTGAGGAGTTACTTGGAATTATCGAGGGGTTTGAGTGAAAAGATAGGAGCGAGTCTGTTAGCCATCTACGAAAAGGTGCTAACGACGAACCAGGTAGACAAGCATGCAGGGAAAATAGGGACACTGGAGTATTTTCACGGGATGTTGAATAAACAGATAGACCTGGTGGAGAGAAGGGTGATCCGGGATGAGGTAATACCGGCGGCAGAAAAGGTTCATTCGTTGTTTGAGCCGCATACGGAGTGGCTGTACAAAGGCAAGTCAAACAAAAGGGTAGAGTTGGGACATAATATTCTGGTAGCAAGCGATCAGTGGGGTTTCATCGTGGACCATGTGGTAGGAGAAAAACAGGCGGATGTATCGTTGGTAATTCCATTGGCAGATAGGTTGTTGAGCCGTTACGGAGAAGGCACAATAAAGAGTATAAGTTTTGATAAAGGTTTTTACAAGAAAGAGAATAAAGAGTTGCTGAGTTTGTATATACCAGAGGTAATCCTTCCCAAGAAGGGCAAGAAGAATAAGGCGGAACAGGAAGAGGAATCGGGTAAGACATTTAAGAAGCTAAGGCACAAGCACTCGGCGGTAGAATCGGATATCAATCGTTTGGAGCATCACGGCTTGGATAGGTGTCCGGACAAAGGGCTGCATGCCTTTAAAAGATATTGTGCAATGGGCGTGTTAGCTGCGAATTTGCACAAGCTGGGAAACGTGCTGC